In one Saccharibacillus brassicae genomic region, the following are encoded:
- a CDS encoding DUF1499 domain-containing protein: MSFKRTLVGIIRSQEGTSDRATDPNMKTRYYSLSRDKAWEEVSSTLKKIPGYKVLHEVAGVGEITLEKRTKFGRTMDITVSVLAVSPVKSAVDIYSASRGSFGDLGANYRNILSLFAILDKKLAAYKTTS; the protein is encoded by the coding sequence TTGTCGTTCAAACGTACATTGGTCGGCATCATTCGCAGTCAGGAAGGTACGAGCGACCGCGCGACCGACCCTAATATGAAAACGAGATATTACAGCCTTTCCAGAGATAAAGCGTGGGAAGAAGTCAGTTCGACGCTGAAAAAGATTCCTGGCTATAAGGTGCTGCACGAAGTGGCCGGCGTAGGCGAGATTACGTTGGAGAAACGCACGAAGTTCGGACGCACGATGGACATTACCGTTTCGGTGCTGGCTGTCAGTCCCGTGAAGAGCGCCGTCGATATTTATTCGGCATCGCGCGGATCTTTCGGCGACCTGGGCGCCAATTACCGCAACATTTTGAGCCTGTTCGCCATTCTTGACAAAAAATTGGCCGCTTACAAAACGACGAGCTGA
- the tpx gene encoding thiol peroxidase, giving the protein MTQQRTGVATFKGNPITLIGPELKVGDAAPDFKLNRNLLEEATLQDFAGKVKLISVVPSLDTGTCDAQTRRFNTEAADLGEHVVILTVSVDLPFAQARWCGAAGVDQVVTLSDYKARSFGEAYGVLIDELQLDMRAIFVLDENDRIAYVEYLGEMSEHPNYEQAIAAVKALR; this is encoded by the coding sequence ATGACCCAACAAAGAACCGGCGTAGCCACGTTCAAAGGAAACCCGATTACGCTGATCGGCCCCGAACTCAAAGTCGGCGACGCCGCTCCGGACTTCAAGCTGAACCGCAACCTGCTGGAAGAAGCGACGCTGCAGGATTTTGCCGGCAAAGTGAAACTGATCAGCGTCGTCCCTTCGCTCGATACGGGCACGTGCGACGCGCAGACGCGGCGCTTTAACACGGAAGCGGCCGACCTCGGCGAACACGTCGTCATCTTGACGGTCAGCGTCGATCTGCCGTTCGCCCAAGCCCGCTGGTGCGGCGCGGCCGGCGTCGATCAGGTCGTCACGCTGTCCGACTACAAAGCGCGTTCGTTCGGCGAAGCGTACGGCGTCCTGATCGACGAACTGCAGCTCGATATGCGCGCCATTTTCGTCCTCGACGAAAACGACCGGATCGCTTACGTCGAATACCTCGGCGAAATGAGCGAACACCCGAACTACGAGCAGGCGATCGCCGCCGTCAAAGCGCTGCGCTAA
- a CDS encoding rhomboid family intramembrane serine protease: protein MIFVRYEKWNQYLKFYPITALLVLVNVVMFIVLAVNGAYSRDASGVVLLQYGALSNVAGVPGVADVDSPWRYLSSVFLHGGFEHLLFNCFAILVFLPPLERLLGHVRYALLYLASGIIANLISMGAYNRAGEYFISVGASGAIYGGYGAFLYMALFQRQKMDKASRQTVYILLVMGLLLSFATPNVNIWAHFGGAIAGFFLYGLLMRLPFGKKIGE from the coding sequence ATGATTTTTGTGCGGTACGAAAAATGGAACCAGTATCTGAAATTTTATCCGATCACGGCGCTGCTGGTGTTGGTCAACGTCGTGATGTTTATCGTTCTTGCGGTGAACGGGGCTTACAGCCGGGACGCTTCCGGCGTCGTGCTGCTCCAATACGGCGCTTTGTCGAACGTGGCGGGCGTGCCCGGAGTGGCCGACGTCGACTCGCCGTGGCGTTATCTGTCTTCGGTGTTCCTGCACGGCGGATTCGAACATTTGCTGTTCAACTGTTTTGCGATTCTCGTGTTCCTGCCGCCGCTTGAGCGACTGCTCGGCCATGTCCGTTACGCGTTGCTGTATCTCGCCAGCGGCATCATCGCCAACCTGATCAGCATGGGCGCGTACAACCGGGCCGGCGAATACTTCATCTCCGTCGGCGCGTCCGGCGCGATCTACGGCGGATACGGAGCGTTTCTGTACATGGCGCTGTTCCAGCGTCAGAAGATGGACAAAGCGTCGCGCCAGACCGTGTACATCCTGCTCGTCATGGGCCTGCTGCTCAGCTTCGCTACGCCGAACGTGAACATTTGGGCGCATTTCGGCGGCGCGATCGCCGGGTTCTTCCTGTACGGGCTGCTGATGCGGCTTCCATTCGGGAAAAAAATCGGCGAATAA